cagtgtggagattcctcaagaaattaaaaatagatcttccctatgaccctgcaattgcactcctgggtatttaccccaaagacacagatgtcgtgaaaagaagggccatctgtaccccaatgtttatagcaggaatgaccacggtcgccaaactatggaaagaaccaagatgcccttcaacggatgaatggataaggaagatgtggtccatatacactatggagtattatgcctccatcagaaaggatgaatacccaacttttgtagcaacatggacgggactggaagagattatgctgagtgaaataagtcaagcggagagagtcaatcatcatagggtttcacttatttgtggagcataacaaatagcatggcgGATAAGGGGcattagaaaggagaagggaatttgggtaaattggaaggggaggtgaaccgtgagactatggactctgaaaaactatctgaggggtttgaagtggtggtggggtgggaggttggggtaccaggtggtgggtattatagagggcacggcttgcatggaacactgggtgtggtgaaaaaataatgaatactgtttttctgaaaataaataaattgaaaaaaaaatccacattgagatatcaccttataccagttagaatggccaaaattaacaaaacaagaaacaacatgtgttggagatgatgtggagaaaggggaaccctcttccactgttggtgggaatggaagttggtgtagcctctttgacgaactgtgtggagattcctcaagaaattaaaaatagaacttccctatgaccctgccattgcactcctaggtatttaccccaaagatacagatgtcacgaaaagaagggccatctgtaccccaaggtttatagcagcaatggccatggtcgccaaactatggaaagaaccaagatgcccttcaacagatgaatggataaggaagatgtggtccatatacactatggagtattatgcctccatcagaaaggatgaatacccaacttttgtagcaacatggacgggactggaagagattatgctgagtgtaaaacgtcaagcagagagagtcaattatcatatgttttcacttatttgtggagcataacatatagcatggaggacaaggggtgttagagaggagaagggagttggggtaaattagaaggggaggtgaaccacgagagactatggactctgaaaaacaatctgaggggtttgaagtggcgggggggtgggtggttggggtaccagatggtgggtattatagagggcacagattacatgacgcactgggtgtggtgaaaaaataatgaatactgtttttctgaaataaataaattgaaaaaaacaaaaaacaaaaaaaatgaatactgttacactgaaaataaattagaaaaataaataataataataaaaattttaaaaatattaaaaaaaaactcataataCTATGTGATGCCATTTTTAACCTATCAGATTGGAAGTAACCATAAATTTAATAATACAGTGTGTTGCTGAGATAGTGGGGTAAATATGCAGTTTTATACACTGAGAGGAGCTATAAATTGGTAAAACTTCCATAGAAGAAAATTTGACAATATCTCTCAGCTTTATCCTTtgagccagcaattgcacttaGAGAACTATATGCCATCTCCCATCCTCTCTTGGCCATAATGTTCACTTAACACCTTCACTCCAGCATGCTTTGCAAGAACCCAGGTTAGGAACTCTCATGTATTTCTAGATTATTCTTCGGGCTGAgcaacaaatgaagaaattctttatataatgAAATGGAATAATCTTCAACATATGttgtaaataaaataaggaaaacaacgTGGAGTTTCTCTTGTTTTGTTAAAAGAGGCAAAGATACATATGTTTCTGTGTGCCTTTATTGCACATACAATATCCCTGAAAGTATATTTGAGAAACTGATCACTTAGCTGAAGGAATTGGAATAACGATATATCCTTTTGACCTTTTGGGTTTAGAACCAAGTATTACATGAGAATATTGAATACTATCAGAGAAGACTTGAGTAAAGTAAGCCCTCAGTGACTGGAACCTGGAAGTGAGCACCATGAAGAATTGCTCCATTACTCTTTGCACTGTGAATTCCTGCCAATTGGCCTACATTTTCTTCACCACCAAATTTAGCCCACTGTGCTAGTTGGGAAGATACTTTGAGAACAGACGTAAGAAAAGAATTCCTTAACTTCACAAGTAAAGATTGGCTTTAGGGTGGGCAAATCATGATCCACAGAGTAACAATCATCACTTATACATTCAATTAAGATTGTTTGGGTGTTTCAAAATTTCCTAGTGACATGAACTATAATAGGAGTGTGAGAtgtgtcagtagaaaaaacaacttCACCCTTTTGGAGATGACTAATTTtagtaagaaaagaaagacaatagacaaaaaaacacaataaatgcATTGTATTGTATGCATAGAACATCATATGTATAGCGCATCGCATGCACGGTGTGAAGCAGGGACATGAAAAGTGCccctgaggaaaagaaaatagaccaTGTAAGGGTGATTGGAGGGAAAGGATGGCAGACAGTAATTCTAAGTGGGAAGATTGGGGTATGATGTATCATTTAGAAAGTGATATACTAGCGAAGacctggaggaggtgaggccGCTGGTCAAGAAGACACCTTGGAGAAGTGTCCCAGCCAGCACTTAGGGCCccaggaggtgtgtgtgtgtgtgtgtgtgtgtgtgtgtgtgtgtatgattgtGCTGAGCTAGATGGTGGgaatatcaaaataatataaaacagtgTCCTTGTCCCCCAAGGGCTCCTGATTCTCCTGTTTAAAAATCCCTTGATGGCTCCCATTGCCCTCAGGACAAAGTCCAAACTCTTTCTCGTGGTGTACAAGGCCCTCATAAATACAGCCTCTACCTGCTTCCATAGCTTACTGgacctcttcttctttctcccaaCTCTGTCCCCTCACACTGGGCTTCCCCCACACCTAGTCTGTATTGTTCGAAGAAATaccctttcacacacacacacacacacacacacacacacacctccaggTCCCACTTCCTATCTCCAATGGCagctaaatctcacaaaacatactCCTTCCAGAAACCATTCCTGATCCCAAACCTGACCCCATGTGTTCTCTTCCCATGAGACCCGGGGATTCCCCTTAAATCATTCTCATGATAGAGGATTGATGCTGTTTATTGCCTCTATACTAAATTGAAAGAGATTTGGGCATGTGAACTATATTCTATTGAGCTTACATACTTCACGTTTAGGACTGAACCTGGTAGATAGTTGatggtatatataaatatgagcTTCCGTTTTAGATGATTGAATAATTGTATGTTAACTATTAATCTCCCtttgtgctttaggagagaaaagaaacaagaagagtCAAGAGGTACTGCCAGCAGGGAGTGCTGTTGGGTCAGTCATAGTCCCAGAATCTTGGGGAGAGAAGAATGGCAGTGTCACAGAGGCTTAGAACCTCAGAATCTGGGTgctgggagggaagagaaatcaTTTGGCTTCTTACAGTCATGGACTCACTCGGGTGCTGAAAGGAGGTCATATCTGCTGCAACCTGTCGAGGGAAGACCATTTTTCTGTGAAGCCAAGCATGACCAATATAAattgagaagaaattaaagagaagtaGCCAGACCAGGTAACTCAGAGAAAGTTTGTCTTTTGGATCCTCTCTTCCTGTCATTTCTCATTTGTTGAAGCCCATATATCATACACTGATCTAAACGCCAAGAATGGTGGTAGGACAGAGGTGAGGATGTCTATGTTCAGGAAGCCAACAGACTAGAGAAGTCAGACAATTAGGGAAATCACAGTTTTGTAAGAATGTAAGAATGTAAGAAGCACAGGGACCTCCAGGAGGTTACACTGGGGGCACTCATCCTATGGGCTAGGGAAGTTTTCCTCCAGTGAGTAATTTTGAAGTTGAGATTCACAGGTAGTGAAAGGGTGGGGTTCTTCAGACCACAGAAAGAGCACATGTAAAGGTCTGGACAGAGGTGAGCAGAACTTAgcagggatctgctctgggacAGTCTGATGAGCAGGAAAGGGACAGTGGCTGGATATGAGGCTGGGGTGGTGGGTCAAAGAGAAGGCAATCTTGATATTCTCTAAGCAGCAAGACAACGAAAGTAGTAGCCCTAGTTCAGGAGGAGGCAGGACCTGAGGCAATTGTCATTCTCTTCCCAGTGTCGTAGTCAGAAGACTGATTCCCACATCTCCTCCCCATCTTTGACATGGCAACCTTCCCCCTTTCTGGACCTGTTCCCAGGGGCTGTCCCTAGGGGATGTTCTCAGAGGGGATGTCTATGGGGACCCCTAGGTCAACCCCTGGACTAGAGCTCTGGGTGCCCTCTGGTGACCTAGATGAGAATTGCTTCTGTATCATAGCCCAGACTGGACTTGGAAGGATGAACCCTAAGGAGCTGGCCTTCCAGACAGACAGGAGGCTCCAAACTGTCAATTCAGGAACACTGCCCTTCAGGAGGAGAAAGgtaaaccacaaaaacagaaaagaagagaaaaagagagagtgaaaagCAGTGATACACAGACAGGCATAGAGAAGTCGTAAAGGAGGCAAAAACAGTcacagacagagaaaagagacagaaaataagaaaggtactccctcctccctttccacctctcagagcctggacttAGGTTTGGCCCCAaatgacagacagacacagaggatACCAGGTTCcctgcacacatgcacaccccaCCATGGCCGCAGGTGCCCAAGCACACACAGGTTTTCCACCAAACAGCTTCTAAGGCTGCAAAGGAGGCAGAGTGCAAAACTCCTATGGTCCTTTATGCCcctctttttccccattttttatgCTGATGTCTCCATTCTGTGTTCATTTTTGATGTGTCTCCcttgctctgcctctctccttccttttccgtCCCAGGGAGGTCAAGACATCAACAGCGCAGATCTCTGTCACCTCAGCTTTATTTGGCATTTCTTGACCTGGAAGGAGAGACTGAATGATttgtccccactcccaccccttaGGAGTTCAGATCCAGCGTCGTTTCTTAAAACTTAGTAGAAAACCGTTCCTGAAAGACAGAATTAATTCCTAAGTGACTAGAAGGCATAGAGTCACAAACGAATTGAGGCCAACACCCCACTCCAGCCGTTACTTTCCCTAAGCAGGTGAGAACCTGATACTGACCCAGTTTGCACTTCAGCCAAACTGTGAAGGACTTGGGAGTGTGGATAGAGTAGACCTAGTGGCAGGGGCCCTTGCTAGGTGATCATCCTCAAGTTACTTTCATGCCTGCTGCAGTAGTTCAGGAGATTCACAATATGCTGGACCCTGAAGAGATGTCTGTCCCTTCTCAGACAGCAGCAAGGAGCATAGTGGCAGGCTCCTCAGGCATATTCCAAGGACTCTTTCCCAGAGAAACCTTGAGATGAGGCTCTGCTATTTCCAAAAGTTGAGGTGCAGAGAGCTTGGTCTGGGGCAGCACACAGCTTGTCACTTTGAAAGTTACTATTTTCAGTAGGTGGAGGTGTCAGCCACGCCTGGCTCAGGGGATATGGCTTATATACATGAGCTGACTGAGATAGATCTGCAGATGGAAAGAGCTGAGGCTGAGAGCCTGACACCTAGCATCCAAGGCAGCCAAAGCCCTGAGTTTGTAGCGAAGTAGGTCTTCTGACAGGTGTCCTTCAGGAACCACCTGATTTGAGAATCCTGCACATCCTCAGTGAATAGAAGCAGACTTCTATGGCAAGGAGGGAATGATACAGCTTTCTGTCCCACTCTTGCAATCTTCAGGGGGTCTTTGGTGTAAGGGGCATTTTTAGGGGGACAGAGTCACTCCATCCTCAGAACACAGATGAAAGATATGACTTTCTAAGCATCAGGTGGAACGTTtggagtggggttgggggggactgGCAGGATAGTAGGGCAGGAATGGAATGGAGAACATGGAAGTGTCCATGGGCAGGAAGTAGGCCAGGGCAGAAACAAGTACCTTGTGAGCTGGTCACTCGTACTCTGGCATTAGAGCATAATGAACAAGTCCACAGAAATCTCTGCTTGCTTCAACCACATGGCCATTACCAGAAACCTCACGTCCTTTCCTCCTTATGCCTGCGTTTCTGCAAGGTCAGGTCCACATGCATACACAGGTGCTTGGAGAAGCACATGCACCAGATACGCAAGAGTGTGTGTCTAGCAGAAAGCTCACAGTTTACCACTGGCTGTGGTCATTCATGAGGCAATGTTTGTGAAGTACCTGACACTAGACCCAAAATCAGGCTACTAAGCATTACACTTATTCCTCATTAGCTAGTAGAATTTAGGCAATTTTCTTACATGCCTGGTCTTTCCATTTCCATCTGGAAAATGGTCACCTGATGAGGAACCAGTGCACTGACCCATGGAAAATGATGGAACTGAGGGACTAGCTTTTGCCCCCGAAGCATCCAACCCTGTCGGTTTTCATTCTGATGATGGATGCTCTTGGGGGTCAGAGAAGGAATGAAAACAGGCAGTCAGCTTTCCTTTtgagaatgttattttttttctaggacCTTCAAAACTTCAGAAGATGTGTGACCAGCCAAAATCCCCGTGCTGCCGGACAAAATCTCCTTGCTGCCCACCCAAATCTCCATGCTGCCCacagaaacctccatgctgtccACCAAAATCTCCACACTGCCCTCAGAAGCCCCCGTGCTGCCCACAGAAGCCCCCATGTTGTCCACACAAGCTCCCTTGTTTCCCGCAGAAGCCCCCGTGTTGCATTCAGGCCAAGTGCTGCTGTCTGGAGCCCAAGCCTGAATGCACTTcccttagcaaggagcctgaaccCATATCACCTGATACTCAGAACAAGAACTCCCAAACCCAACAGCAGCCCGTAAGTCCAAATCAGGGGCCTAACCTAGGTGGCTTGGGGCAGAAGAAGCCGAACAAGTAGAGGGCCCATGCCCATCACTTGGTGGGGTCAGTCTAGACCTACATTTGGACAAGCTCTCTCTCAGTGACAACCACATAGTGCAAGTAGAAGCCCTTATCTCCCTTCAGAGCCCCCAGCATAGGGAGGCCCCTAATTAGAAATGGAATGCTGAAGAGACTAGAATCATCTTTCCTAGTGATCCTTACATTAGAAAGCACAAGAATAAAAGAGCATTAAAAAGAACTGCGCCTCCCTTTCTCTTTAATCTGTGACACCATCTCACCCATCTGGCCTTAGTCCAAGAAAATGTTCTGGACATGTCATGAAAATGAAAGTCAGAAACCAGAGCCCAGAAACAGGCCTCTGTGGAACCTGAGTGAGGGTGACTGACTCGTCcttgttttaaaatgcaaatcttgggttttgaagtggcggcgggggtgggaggttggggtaccaggtggtgggtattatagagggcacggcttgcatggagcactgggtgtggtgaaaaaataatgaatactgtttttctgaaaataaataaattgaaaaaaattaattttaattttaattaaaatttaattttaaaattaaaattaatcaaatcacaaaaaaaaaatgaaaatcttgcaTTCCGGGGATGCTTGCAGTCCCAAGTACAGTGGGGCAGTCTGACATGGTCGGTGCAAGAGTACCAGTGCCCCTGGGTCCCAGAGCATGGCCTGGGGGGGGATtaccctcccccatcccagagATTTTAGAGAGAGGTAAGGCTGGCAGACAAACTCTGCGGTGGCACCAGCTGTGCAGCCTTGGGGCATCAGTGCTGGCTCTTAGGACCTAGAGTACATTGGTCGTTGTCTTAggctccatttccttatctgtaaaatgagagaaatGCTACTGCCTCATAGAGATTTTATGAGAATTGAATGGGATAATTCCTTTAAAGTGCTTAACATAGGGCTGGACACATGGTGAAGACACAATTCATGGTTCTCAAACCTCTGTTATCAGGCCTTGACTTCCCTGCAAAGAACACACATGTTCCAGTAATTTGTCTCCAAAACACACCTCCATTAATCTAGATGAGCAGGCAGAAATAGAGAAACCAGCCCAAGTCACCATACTTGTAAACTTCACTGTTAATCGACTTTTTGGTGTGTAATTGACATATCCATCACCTCTAAACGTTTTCTAGTGCTCCTTCGTGTTTCCTGCTTCACGAGTGTTCCTGCCCATCAATCCCAAGAAAGCAACTGATCTGCACTTGGTCCCTATAAATCAGTTTGGTCTTCCAagaattttctataaatggaatcatctaGTATATACTCTTTTATGTTTGGCTTCTCTCAGCAAAATGACTTTGAGATTCAAAcaagttgttgcatgtatcaattattcattcttttttattgctgagttgtaAATGCCCTCATTATATGGATACACCacaattttttaatccattactctattgatgggcatttgaattgtttccaggTTTGGCTCTTACAaacaaagctgctgtgaacattcatgacAAGTCTTTGGATGGACATATATTTCATGTCTCTTGAATAAAGCTGTAGGAGTAAAATGTCTATGTTATTAGTAGGtgtatgttttactttttaagaaaccaccaagatcctgggattgagcacttcCTtatgctccccactcagcagggagtctgcttcttcttctccctctgcccctcccctccactcctgctttttctctctttctaccaaataaataaatataatcttaaaaaaaaaaaggaaaccacccaactgttttccaaaatggttgtcccattttacattcccaccagaacTATGTGAGAATGCCAGCCACAGCACATCTGCCAGTATTTTGTATGCTCAGTTTTTCTAGTTTTAGACATTCTAATATATACATAGTACTATTTCATTGtgactttaatttacatttctttaatagGTAATGACATTGTGCATCTGTCTATTTGCTCATTTGCCTCCATGTATCTTCTTTAGTGAACTATTTGCTGAAATACTGCCTCTATTATTTATTGAGTTTTGGTTTCTTATTACTGAATTCTGAGcagtttttgaaatttatatattcttgatacaAGTCCATTATCAGATAAGctatttgcacatattttcccCAGTTTGGGGCTTATCTTTTTCATTCTCAAACAGTTTCAAAgagtttttagttttgataaaaTCAAatggaaccattttttttttctctatgaatCTTGTTTTttagtgtcatatctaagaaattgTTGCCTAATCTTAggacacaaagatttttttttccccttcccttacagaagattttttcttc
This Neovison vison isolate M4711 chromosome 2, ASM_NN_V1, whole genome shotgun sequence DNA region includes the following protein-coding sequences:
- the LOC122898845 gene encoding sperm mitochondrial-associated cysteine-rich protein, translated to MCDQPKSPCCRTKSPCCPPKSPCCPQKPPCCPPKSPHCPQKPPCCPQKPPCCPHKLPCFPQKPPCCIQAKCCCLEPKPECTSLSKEPEPISPDTQNKNSQTQQQPVSPNQGPNLGGLGQKKPNK